One part of the Candidatus Neomarinimicrobiota bacterium genome encodes these proteins:
- a CDS encoding T9SS type A sorting domain-containing protein, which produces MKKLLTVVLIAVLVTTVFAQITPIRDIQYTTDASGDSPLNGQTVTISGIVTAEPYAYGNKYFFVQDDNAPWSGIFVYDSAPDDILIAEGDSVTLTGTVEEKYGMTRFTDLTSIVIEEKGVFGIEPIVVTADQIATGAAESESYEAVLVQIRDVAVANPDEGYGEWSVTDGTDTVMVDNGNYYFWPAEYDSIKSITGPLNYDYNNRKIAPRIAYDIVEGVKKGQDKIYTRIQRIQQVRYSDLVKAGEDAESDVSYLVRESGDSSLLTVRGIVTMPTGISYAGDGIKFILSDPHGGPWSAILSYNADSTIYPVLFPGDEIEMTGYVGEYTTGDANMTEFWLVGDIEIMNFEQPLPDTPLVKTGDLRWPTTAEQWGNVFVKVENCVVTNNDLQYEVMEINDGSGAALVDDDSDSLRNYIVPPVGTQLQSVVGWIYHHYGSYADSTTYKIEPLYERDIVTGEGPALLTDASRTPQLPSSSDAVTVQVKAVTNRSITDAKVFYRVDNAGSYTEVIMYDQGDKVFAGEIPAQAEGAFVDYYFYVEDEKGGVSTLPSDINLKNFSYVVTDGNPVIRDIQFTHWANGESPFHGSTVTVTGYITAGQGYVTHFTNSGVSALPMADASGPWNGIFILATPEQLAGLQYGQEVTVTGRVDDNYDDYWRWQKNTYIVADSIVAGDVSEPPAPARVSISDIAADHESFEGVEVNLADFSQIASINQYDITITNGSDSILLDDDCVPSEIFTIVSNEYAVIGGTDTVGIGDYLDIVKGVYQFTYGTFKIEVRDGTDLGLTSATEPVVPTTYTLYQNYPNPFNPSTTISFSLPEQTLVSIQIYNVRGQLIHTLTNSVYAPGQHTLTWKPINLSSGIYLYKINAGDFNAVKKMTYLK; this is translated from the coding sequence ATGAAAAAACTGCTAACCGTTGTACTGATAGCGGTCCTGGTAACAACTGTTTTTGCCCAGATTACGCCTATCAGGGATATTCAGTACACAACGGATGCCAGTGGTGATTCTCCCTTGAACGGACAAACTGTAACCATATCAGGTATTGTAACGGCAGAGCCCTATGCCTATGGGAACAAATATTTTTTCGTTCAGGATGATAATGCGCCCTGGTCCGGAATTTTTGTGTATGACAGCGCTCCCGATGATATTTTGATTGCCGAGGGAGACAGTGTGACATTAACAGGTACTGTCGAGGAAAAATATGGAATGACTCGTTTTACCGATCTCACATCAATTGTCATTGAAGAAAAAGGTGTTTTCGGTATTGAACCAATCGTCGTCACTGCAGATCAGATAGCCACAGGAGCTGCCGAATCAGAATCCTATGAGGCAGTGCTTGTCCAGATCAGGGATGTTGCCGTGGCAAATCCCGATGAAGGATACGGTGAGTGGTCTGTAACAGATGGTACGGACACTGTAATGGTTGATAATGGAAATTACTATTTCTGGCCCGCAGAATATGATTCGATTAAATCCATTACCGGCCCCCTCAACTATGATTACAACAACCGTAAAATTGCTCCCCGAATTGCCTATGATATTGTAGAAGGTGTGAAAAAAGGGCAGGATAAAATATATACCCGCATTCAGAGAATTCAGCAGGTTCGGTATTCGGACCTGGTAAAAGCAGGAGAAGATGCCGAATCTGATGTATCTTATCTGGTGAGAGAATCCGGTGACAGTTCACTGTTGACCGTTCGGGGAATAGTTACCATGCCTACTGGTATCAGTTATGCCGGAGACGGGATTAAATTTATTCTTTCGGATCCTCACGGCGGTCCCTGGAGTGCCATCCTTTCATATAATGCTGATTCAACCATCTATCCCGTCCTTTTCCCCGGTGATGAGATTGAAATGACCGGATATGTGGGTGAATACACCACAGGTGATGCGAACATGACGGAATTCTGGCTTGTTGGGGATATTGAAATCATGAATTTCGAACAGCCTCTTCCGGATACTCCTCTTGTGAAAACAGGAGACCTGCGGTGGCCCACGACCGCCGAACAATGGGGAAATGTCTTTGTAAAAGTTGAAAACTGTGTCGTTACAAACAATGATCTCCAATATGAAGTTATGGAAATTAATGATGGATCCGGGGCTGCATTGGTTGATGATGATTCAGACAGCCTGAGAAACTATATAGTACCTCCTGTTGGAACGCAGCTGCAGAGTGTTGTTGGATGGATTTATCATCACTACGGCAGTTATGCAGATTCCACAACGTATAAAATTGAACCACTTTATGAACGGGATATTGTAACCGGTGAAGGTCCTGCACTTCTGACCGATGCTTCAAGAACACCTCAACTTCCCTCCTCTTCTGATGCCGTAACGGTTCAGGTGAAAGCCGTCACGAACCGGTCAATAACCGATGCCAAAGTCTTTTATCGCGTGGACAATGCCGGCTCTTATACGGAAGTTATCATGTATGATCAGGGCGACAAGGTTTTTGCCGGAGAAATTCCAGCTCAGGCAGAGGGTGCCTTCGTTGATTATTATTTCTATGTTGAGGATGAAAAGGGCGGTGTGTCTACATTACCGTCAGATATAAATCTCAAAAACTTCTCTTATGTGGTGACAGATGGTAATCCTGTGATCAGGGATATCCAGTTTACACATTGGGCCAATGGTGAATCACCATTCCACGGCTCTACCGTGACTGTCACCGGATATATCACTGCCGGACAGGGATATGTTACGCATTTTACCAATAGTGGTGTCAGTGCCCTGCCCATGGCCGATGCCAGTGGTCCATGGAACGGCATTTTCATTCTTGCCACACCTGAACAGCTTGCCGGACTCCAGTATGGCCAGGAAGTCACTGTAACCGGCAGAGTTGATGATAACTACGATGATTACTGGAGATGGCAGAAAAACACCTATATTGTCGCTGATTCAATCGTTGCAGGCGATGTTTCAGAACCACCCGCTCCCGCAAGAGTTTCTATCTCGGATATTGCTGCCGATCACGAATCTTTCGAAGGTGTTGAAGTAAATCTGGCCGATTTTTCACAAATCGCTTCCATCAATCAGTATGATATCACCATAACAAATGGAAGTGACAGCATATTGCTCGATGACGATTGTGTTCCTTCCGAAATCTTTACCATTGTCAGCAATGAATATGCTGTCATCGGCGGCACTGACACGGTAGGTATCGGTGATTACCTTGATATCGTAAAAGGTGTTTACCAGTTCACCTATGGCACCTTTAAGATTGAAGTCCGGGACGGAACGGATCTTGGGCTGACATCAGCAACCGAGCCTGTAGTACCAACCACATATACCTTGTATCAGAATTATCCCAATCCCTTTAATCCCTCTACCACTATCTCATTCTCACTCCCTGAACAAACTCTGGTATCAATTCAGATTTACAATGTCAGAGGACAGTTAATTCATACGCTGACAAACAGTGTTTATGCACCCGGACAACATACTTTAACATGGAAACCGATCAATCTCAGTAGCGGTATTTATCTGTACAAGATCAATGCCGGTGATTTCAACGCTGTAAAAAAGATGACGTATCTTAAATAG